The Streptomyces armeniacus genomic interval CGCAGGCCGCGTACGGGGGTCCCGCCGGGGCCGCGGTCCAGGTCGAGGTGGAGGTCGGTGCCCGAGACGGAGACGGGGGCCGGCCGTCCCTCCGACTGTGAAGTGGCCCAGGAACTCGCCATGGAAATGGACCATATCGGTGGGCTACTGGCTGCGTAGAGTCGGGCTCATGACGACGACATCCGAGCCCGGTTCCCGTATCGCCCTCTTCAAGACCGCCCCCGACGTGTACAAGACGATGGCCGCCTTCCAGGCCGCCGCCGCGGACGGGCTCGACCCCGTGGTGGCGGAGCTGATCAAGATCCGCGCCTCGCAGATCAACAAGTGCGCGTACTGCATCGACATGCACCTCACCGAGGCCCGCGAGCAGGGCGAGTCCGCGCTGCGGCTGGACCTGCTGAGCGCCTGGCAGGAGGTGGACGGCGTCTACTCGGAGCGGGAGCGGGCGGCGCTCGCGCTGACCGAGTCGATCACGCTGCTCACCCAGGACTACGTCCCGGACGAGGTGTACGAGCGCGCGGCGAAGCACTTCGACGAGGCCGAACTGGCGCGGCTGATCGCGCAGATCGTCGCGATCAACGCGTGGAACCGGTTCCAGGTCACCACGCGCGCGGTCCCCGCCGGCGTCGCGAAGCTCAAGGACGCGTGATCCGCCCCGTGACCGGACCGCCCCCGGACCCCGCCCGGCCCCCGGCCCCCGCTTCCGCCGCCCGGCTGCGCGCCCTGCACGCCGGGCGCGCGCCCGGCGATCCGCTGGTGCTGCCCGGCCCGTGGGACGCGGCCAGCGCGGACGTGTTCGTACGCGCCGGGGCCGAGGCCCTGGCCACGCCCAGCCACGGGATCGCGGCCTCGCTCGGCCACGCCGACGGCAGCACCCCCGCGGACGAGATGTTCGCGGCGGTGGCCCGGATCGTACGGGCGGTGGACGGGCGCGTTCCGGTGAGCGCTGACATCGAGCGTGGCTACGGCCTGCCGCCCGCGGAGCTCGTCGCGCGGCTCCTCGGCACGGGGGCCGTCGGCTGCAATCTGGAGGACTCCGCGGGCGGCGAACTCGTCGACCCGCGGCGGCAGGCGGACTTCCTGTCGGAGGTGCACGCGGCGGCGGGCGACCGCCTGTTCGTGAACGCGCGCATCGACACGTACATCCGCGGCGCCGCCGACCCGCTGGGCGAGGCGCTCGAACGGGGACGGCTGTACGTGGCGGCGGGCGCGGAGTGCGTGTATCCGTTCGCGGCGCCGCCGGCCGATCTCGGCGTGCTCGCCGGGGAGTTGGGCGTCCCGGTCAACGCGATCCCGCTGCCGGACGGCCCGTCGGCGCGCGAACTCGCCGAGGCGGGCGCGTCCCGCATCACGTACGGCGGCGGGCTGCACGCCCGCGCGCTGGCGGCGTACGAGGACATCGCCCGTACGCTGCCCCTCCCCTAGGGCGAGTCCTCGCGGCCGGACCCGCTCCAGCCGGACCGGCCCTGACCTGACCCGCCCCCGGCGGGCCGCCCCGCGCGGCCCGTCACAGGTCCCAGAGCCAGACCTTCCACGTGCCCTTGTTGTCCTTCGCCCACCGCTTCGCGGCCTTCTCCGGGGAGAGGCCGTCGCGGGCGATCATCTTCGCGACCTCGTTCTGGTCCTCCTCGCCCCACTGGAAGTTGCGGAGGAAGTGGGCGGCCTTGCCGCCGTCCTTGTCGAAGTCCGCGTTGAGGTACTTCTGCAGCTCCGTCTCGGGGTAGCCGCACCGGGCCTTCTCCTCGACGGCGTCGCAGCCGTTGTAGTGCGGCGGCAGCTCGACCTCCGTGAGATCGACCTCGGACTCGAGCCAGTGCGGGCGCCACCAGTAGGTGAGGAACGGCTCCTCGTCCTTGGCGCGCTTGCGCATCTCCTTGATCTGGGCGTCCTCGCTACCCGCGTAGACCGCCTTGAAGTCCAGCTTCAGGTTCTTGATCAGCTCCTCGTCCCGGGTCACGAACTTCGGGGAGCCCTCGAGGAGCCGCCCCTTGCCGCCCGTCTCCGGGGTGCGGAAGAGGTGCGAGTAGTCGTTGAGTTTCCGCCACTTGGTGATGTCCGTGTGCTCGGCGGACAGGTACTCCGGCACGTACCAGCCGATGCGGCCCTTCACGCCCAGGTCGCCGGCCTGCTTCACGGTCTTCTTCTTGTCGATGTACTTCTTCTCGAGGTCCGGGTGGCCCCAGTCCTCGAGGATGGCGTCGGCCCTGCCGTCGCCGATGGCTTCCCAGGCGTGGTCCTCGTCCATCTTCTTGACCGTGACGTCGTATCCCAGCTCCTCTTCGAGGATGTAAGCAGCGACGGCGGCATTCGCCTGGCCGCCCGCCCAGGTGGGCGCGGTGAGGGTGACGGGGTCGCCGTCTTCGGAGGCGCCGGCACCGGAGTCGGAGCCGCAGGCACTGAGCGCCAGGAGGGTGAGGGCCGCGAGGGCGGCCTTGGTCTTGCTCAGATGAAGGACAGAAGACATGGAGGGCGGCTGTCAATCGCTGGTGGGGGGCTGGGGGTGTCGCAAGACAAAAGAGTAACCGCCCCCGGTACGGCACGCGTTCCGGGGGCGGTCAGGTTCGTCGGAGTGGCCAGGTCAGGGGCCTGTCACAGGCTTACCCGAGCTAGTCACACGACGTCATACGGGGCTTCAGCCACCGCAGTGCGGGAGTTACGGCAGCCACTTCTCCCACTTGGCCTTGTTGTCCTTGATCCAGGCCGCGGCCGCGTCCTCCGGGTCCATCTTCTCGCCCGCGATCATCTGGGCCACCTCGTTCTGGTCCTCGGTGGTCCACTTGAAGTTCTTCAGGAACTTGTGCGCGTCACCGCCGTCCTTGGCGAAGTCCGCGTTGAAGTACTTCTGCA includes:
- a CDS encoding carboxymuconolactone decarboxylase family protein; its protein translation is MTTTSEPGSRIALFKTAPDVYKTMAAFQAAAADGLDPVVAELIKIRASQINKCAYCIDMHLTEAREQGESALRLDLLSAWQEVDGVYSERERAALALTESITLLTQDYVPDEVYERAAKHFDEAELARLIAQIVAINAWNRFQVTTRAVPAGVAKLKDA
- a CDS encoding isocitrate lyase/PEP mutase family protein, which gives rise to MTGPPPDPARPPAPASAARLRALHAGRAPGDPLVLPGPWDAASADVFVRAGAEALATPSHGIAASLGHADGSTPADEMFAAVARIVRAVDGRVPVSADIERGYGLPPAELVARLLGTGAVGCNLEDSAGGELVDPRRQADFLSEVHAAAGDRLFVNARIDTYIRGAADPLGEALERGRLYVAAGAECVYPFAAPPADLGVLAGELGVPVNAIPLPDGPSARELAEAGASRITYGGGLHARALAAYEDIARTLPLP
- a CDS encoding ABC transporter substrate-binding protein; this encodes MSSVLHLSKTKAALAALTLLALSACGSDSGAGASEDGDPVTLTAPTWAGGQANAAVAAYILEEELGYDVTVKKMDEDHAWEAIGDGRADAILEDWGHPDLEKKYIDKKKTVKQAGDLGVKGRIGWYVPEYLSAEHTDITKWRKLNDYSHLFRTPETGGKGRLLEGSPKFVTRDEELIKNLKLDFKAVYAGSEDAQIKEMRKRAKDEEPFLTYWWRPHWLESEVDLTEVELPPHYNGCDAVEEKARCGYPETELQKYLNADFDKDGGKAAHFLRNFQWGEEDQNEVAKMIARDGLSPEKAAKRWAKDNKGTWKVWLWDL